In one window of Bos javanicus breed banteng chromosome 24, ARS-OSU_banteng_1.0, whole genome shotgun sequence DNA:
- the KCNG2 gene encoding potassium voltage-gated channel subfamily G member 2, with amino-acid sequence MALLPGPAERRGGGGGARARHVIINVGGCRVRLAWAALARCPLARLERLRTCRGHDELLRVCDDYDVSRDEFFFDRSPCAFRAIVALLRAGKLRLLRGPCALAFRDELAYWGIDEARLERCCLRRLRRREEEAAEARAGPAERGAPGSPACTPRPGGRLARGRRRLRDVVDDPRSGPAGKLFACVSVAFVAVTAVGLCLSTMPDIRAEEERGECSPKCRNLFVLETVCVAWFSFEFLLRSLQAESKCAFLRTPLNIIDILAILPFYVSLLVGLAARPGAGGNKLLERAGLVLRLLRALRVLYVMRLARHSLGLRSLGLTVRRCAREFGLLLLFLCVAMALFAPLVHLAERELGARRDFSSVPASYWWAVISMTTVGYGDMVPRSLPGQVVALSSILSGILLMAFPVTSIFHTFSRSYSELKEQQQRAASPEPALREDSTRSASASATATEDDSSQSPDGAGSAGASAEGPWAPAGPT; translated from the exons ATGGCCCTGCTGCCCGGGCCCGCGGAGCGGCGGGGCGGTGGCGGCGGGGCCCGCGCCCGGCACGTCATCATCAACGTGGGCGGCTGCCGCGTGCGCCTGGCCTGGGCCGCGCTGGCTCGCTGTCCCCTGGCGCGCCTCGAGCGCCTGCGCACCTGCCGCGGCCACGACGAGCTGCTGCGCGTGTGCGACGACTACGACGTGAGCCGCGACGAGTTCTTCTTCGACCGCAGCCCCTGCGCCTTCCGCGCCATCGTGGCGCTGCTGCGCGCCGGGAAGCTGCGGCTGCTGCGCGGCCCGTGCGCCCTGGCCTTCCGCGACGAGCTGGCCTACTGGGGCATTGACGAGGCGCGCCTGGAGCGTTGCTGCCTGCGCCGCCTGCGCCGCCGCGAGGAGGAGGCGGCCGAGGCGCGCGCGGGGCCGGCGGAGCGCGGGGCACCAGGGAGCCCGGCCTGCACCCCGCGACCTGGCGGGCGGCTGGCGCGCGGCCGGCGGCGCCTGCGCGACGTGGTGGACGATCCGCGCTCGGGCCCGGCCGGCAAGCTCTTCGCCTGCGTGTCCGTGGCCTTCGTGGCCGTCACGGCGGTCGGCCTCTGCCTCAGCACCATGCCGGACATCCGCGCCGAAGAGGAGCGG GGCGAGTGCTCCCCTAAGTGTCGCAACCTGTTCGTGCTGGAGACGGTGTGCGTGGCCTGGTTCTCCTTCGAGTTCCTGCTGCGCTCGCTGCAGGCCGAGAGCAAGTGCGCCTTCCTGCGGACCCCGCTCAACATCATCGACATCCTGGCCATCCTGCCCTTCTACGTGTCGCTGCTCGTGGGCCTCGCGGCCCGGCCCGGCGCGGGAGGCAACAAGCTGCTGGAGCGCGCGGGGCTGGTGCTGCGGCTTCTGCGGGCGCTGCGCGTGCTCTACGTGATGCGCCTGGCGCGCCACTCGCTGGGGCTGCGCTCGCTCGGCCTGACCGTGCGGCGCTGCGCGCGCGAGTTcgggctgctgctgctcttcCTCTGCGTGGCCATGGCCCTCTTTGCGCCGCTCGTACACCTGGCCGAGCGCGAGCTGGGCGCGCGCCGCGACTTCTCCAGCGTGCCGGCCAGCTACTGGTGGGCCGTCATCTCCATGACCACCGTGGGCTACGGCGACATGGTGCCGCGCAGCCTGCCCGGGCAGGTGGTGGCGCTGAGCAGCATCCTCAGCGGTATCCTGCTCATGGCCTTCCCGGTCACCTCCATCTTCCACACCTTCTCGCGCTCCTACTCGGAGCTCAAGGAGCAGCAGCAGCGCGCCGCCAGCCCCGAACCCGCCCTGCGCGAGGACAGCACGCGctccgcctccgcctccgccACCGCCACAGAGGACGACAGCTCGCAGAGCCCGGACGGTGCCGGCTCGGCCGGGGCCTCCGCGGAGGGGCCGTGGGCACCAGCGGGGCCGACCTGA